The Miscanthus floridulus cultivar M001 chromosome 17, ASM1932011v1, whole genome shotgun sequence genome has a window encoding:
- the LOC136518683 gene encoding uncharacterized protein At5g39865-like, translated as MWSSWVRRSKTSGRLTQSPSFSSPPVSSPTGKVYPGIGAVLDDAAGDASPTAGAGSGSKIVLHRARSASRLRTCKSFAAAAEAAAASVAGERRVVLYFTSLRAVRATFEDCRAVRTILRGLCVSVDERDVSMDAAYLAELRALMRRDRQSLPQLFVGGRLVGDAEEVRLLHESGELRRVLAGAAQAAPTPCASCGGSRFVPCGACCGSHRRFSEKTGGFRVCASCNENGLVRCAACSSGS; from the coding sequence ATGTGGTCGTCGTGGGTCCGCCGGAGCAAGACCTCCGGGCGGCTCACGCAGTCGCCGTCCTTCTCATCGCCCCCGGTTTCGTCGCCCACCGGCAAGGTCTACCCGGGCATCGGCGCGGTCCTCGACGACGCGGCGGGCGATGCTAGCCCCACTGCCGGCGCCGGCTCAGGTAGCAAGATCGTCCTTCACCGCGCGCGTTCGGCGTCCAGGCTACGGACATGCAAGTCGTTCGCGGCGGCCGCGGAGGCCGCGGCGGCTTCCGTAGCGGGGGAGCGGCGCGTCGTGCTCTACTTCACCTCCCTCCGCGCCGTGCGCGCCACGTTCGAGGACTGCCGCGCCGTGCGCACGATCCTGCGGGGGCTCTGCGTCTCCGTCGACGAGCGGGACGTGTCCATGGACGCCGCCTACCTCGCCGAGCTCCGCGCGCTGATGCGGCGGGACCGCCAGTCCCTGCCACAGCTCTTCGTCGGCGGCAGGCTCGTCGGGGACGCCGAGGAGGTGCGCCTCCTGCACGAGAGCGGGGAGCTCCGGCGCGTCCTGGCCGGcgcggcgcaggcggcgcccacgCCGTGCGCGTCGTGCGGAGGCTCGAGGTTTGTGCCGTGCGGCGCATGTTGTGGCAGCCACCGCCGGTTCAGCGAGAAGACCGGCGGTTTCCGCGTCTGCGCGTCCTGCAACGAGAATGGGCTTGTCCGGTGTGCCGCCTGCTCCTCCGGCAGCTGA